In a single window of the Petrotoga olearia DSM 13574 genome:
- the thyX gene encoding FAD-dependent thymidylate synthase, producing MDIESEFIKVLDKGFVSVVDIMGDDRSAVRAARVSHGKDLSTEEKDRKLINYLIEHGHLSPFEHITFTFHVKAPIFVVRQWFRHRIGMSPNEISRRYTSKNANEFYIPDHIRVQDTNNKQSSNVYSDEQLKEEALEVIEDVYKKSYEAYEKLINMGVAREMARIILPVGEYTEFYLTTNARALMHFLDLRASSHAQWEIQQYAKALARFFQKTCPWSYEAYLKHQYKGDLLK from the coding sequence ATGGACATTGAAAGTGAATTTATCAAAGTGCTCGACAAAGGTTTTGTTAGCGTTGTTGATATTATGGGAGATGACAGATCTGCAGTTAGGGCTGCCAGAGTCTCGCATGGAAAAGACTTATCAACCGAGGAGAAAGACAGAAAGCTTATAAACTACTTGATTGAACATGGTCACCTATCCCCATTTGAACATATCACTTTTACATTTCATGTGAAAGCGCCCATCTTTGTGGTTAGACAATGGTTTCGGCATAGGATAGGAATGTCTCCTAATGAGATCAGCAGAAGATATACATCAAAAAACGCAAACGAGTTTTACATCCCAGATCATATCAGAGTGCAGGATACAAATAACAAACAGAGTAGTAATGTATATTCTGATGAACAGTTAAAAGAAGAAGCGCTTGAAGTTATTGAAGATGTTTATAAGAAAAGTTACGAGGCTTACGAAAAACTTATAAATATGGGTGTAGCAAGAGAAATGGCACGCATTATACTTCCCGTGGGGGAATATACTGAATTTTATTTAACTACCAATGCCCGAGCTTTAATGCACTTCTTGGATTTAAGGGCATCTTCACATGCGCAATGGGAAATTCAACAGTACGCTAAGGCTTTGGCACGATTTTTTCAAAAGACTTGTCCTTGGAGTTATGAAGCATATTTGAAGCATCAGTATAAAGGAGATCTTTTGAAGTAG
- the dapA gene encoding 4-hydroxy-tetrahydrodipicolinate synthase, protein MFTGVGTAMITPFDKEINVDYNSLKSFVKYQLDNGVDSLIVLGTTGEAPAIEEEEREKIVNTVIEVVNKKVPVIVGTGTNNVNHVLKNNKMAESAGADGLLIVTPYYNKSTQKGLVEYFKYISERTTLPIIMYNVPSRTGMNIIPETAVSIHENCKNVIGIKEASGNIAQIVELFSIKPDSLKVFSGNDDQVLPIMSLGGDGLISVASNVAPKPFVDLTHSILNNDLEKARKLNNQFMKLNKLLFREVNPIPVKYAVSLLGLCENVVRLPLVKATPETERLLKEEMERLDLL, encoded by the coding sequence ATGTTTACTGGTGTTGGAACAGCCATGATCACACCTTTTGATAAAGAAATAAATGTCGATTATAATTCATTAAAATCTTTTGTTAAATATCAGCTTGATAACGGTGTTGACAGTTTAATAGTTTTGGGAACTACTGGAGAAGCACCTGCCATTGAAGAAGAAGAAAGAGAAAAAATAGTCAACACAGTAATAGAAGTTGTTAATAAAAAGGTCCCCGTTATTGTGGGTACAGGAACAAACAATGTAAATCATGTTTTGAAAAATAACAAAATGGCCGAAAGTGCTGGAGCTGATGGGTTATTAATAGTTACTCCTTACTATAATAAGAGCACACAAAAAGGATTGGTAGAATATTTTAAATACATCTCTGAAAGAACAACTTTACCAATAATAATGTACAACGTGCCTTCGAGAACCGGTATGAATATAATTCCAGAAACAGCTGTTTCTATTCACGAAAACTGCAAAAACGTAATTGGAATAAAAGAGGCGAGCGGTAACATAGCCCAAATAGTAGAATTATTTTCAATAAAGCCAGATTCTCTTAAGGTATTTTCCGGAAACGACGATCAAGTTCTTCCTATAATGAGCTTAGGTGGAGATGGACTCATCTCGGTCGCCTCCAATGTTGCTCCAAAACCTTTCGTTGATTTAACTCATAGCATTCTTAACAACGATTTAGAAAAAGCACGAAAATTAAACAATCAATTTATGAAACTCAACAAACTATTGTTCAGAGAGGTTAATCCCATTCCTGTAAAATATGCCGTTTCTTTACTAGGTTTATGTGAAAATGTTGTGAGATTACCGTTGGTGAAAGCAACTCCAGAAACAGAGAGACTTTTGAAAGAAGAGATGGAAAGGTTGGATTTACTATGA
- a CDS encoding POTRA domain-containing protein, with protein sequence MKKHFLLFFVFLITALAFSITLLNDISYNVDISYAATDVERILTNFGIHEGYYVGDIDIRLALQEILKLGYFTSVSYNLDDNGNLEIIFKPNPIVTNYEVEILGDGLIDKKNIRSSISLNTNIPLNLNDYQTSMKNIQDLYIKNGYQFVDIYSNLKMTGDEIILEATEINNKEYSSDTLVFIVKEYSLWDLELRGELSQLDKEDIKERIGFDFRKDWNNKFFLFRPNAKETYPSFQKIQNILNSLNQIPFFSANTYFGFEVIEIEENKGGELLLVLEGDLRKVVPQEPVTVNSITFVGNESIENFRLNEVVNKFVPIGEPVNNLDLLYAYDNVQKIYYDNGYVYTLITPKYQDEELIFEITEPKVGDVQITQEASAKTKPYIVESLVKIKPGKVFNQKQLQDTYISFMGTGFFKDVIIQPIQQAQDVIGFKITPIESGKLGKLMGGVTWTLPDNAEWYQGFTGELEVQWLNPFGYGQTFSLNTSLNPMRNYYSVGFDYDVIKLGGSDLDLSAGIHYTISEDGRYYSNIGENATNYLSLSVAPRYSIQDFSYITSSFTYNNYTLVDENTLNVISGSVGYLYNSLDSPFRPYNGQYFQISGIGGVETSNTDNYYIGATTEGKLFNSFYKFTLGNRLKLGTVYNSNPDSNLHYLFNVGGMYSVRTSNFYEQKGENLFLFNTELAYELATGQVPLDLIAYFDYGSAQDDISNLLGDGILSFGGGLRFTIPLFGQIGFGYGWDQDLEGKVWFGFGQTF encoded by the coding sequence ATGAAAAAACATTTTCTATTATTTTTTGTCTTTCTTATCACAGCATTAGCATTTTCAATAACCCTTTTAAACGACATTTCTTACAATGTAGATATATCGTATGCGGCAACTGATGTGGAAAGGATATTAACAAATTTTGGTATACATGAAGGCTATTATGTAGGGGATATAGATATTCGATTAGCCCTTCAAGAAATATTAAAGTTAGGTTATTTTACCTCAGTGTCTTACAATTTGGATGATAATGGGAATCTAGAAATCATATTTAAGCCCAATCCCATTGTAACAAATTATGAAGTTGAGATATTAGGTGATGGATTGATAGACAAAAAAAACATTCGTTCGTCGATCAGTTTGAACACTAATATTCCCTTGAATCTGAACGATTATCAAACCTCTATGAAAAACATACAAGATTTGTACATAAAAAACGGTTACCAATTTGTTGATATATACTCTAATCTAAAAATGACTGGGGATGAAATCATCCTAGAAGCAACAGAGATAAACAATAAAGAATATTCATCCGACACCTTGGTTTTCATCGTTAAAGAGTATTCTCTTTGGGATTTAGAGTTAAGAGGAGAGTTATCCCAACTGGATAAAGAAGACATAAAGGAAAGAATCGGTTTTGATTTTAGGAAAGATTGGAATAACAAATTTTTCTTGTTTAGGCCCAACGCCAAAGAAACCTACCCGAGTTTTCAAAAGATTCAAAATATATTGAACTCGTTAAATCAAATACCTTTTTTCTCCGCAAATACTTATTTTGGATTTGAAGTAATTGAAATAGAAGAGAACAAAGGTGGAGAGCTATTACTTGTTTTAGAAGGCGACTTAAGAAAAGTTGTCCCGCAAGAGCCAGTAACAGTAAATAGTATCACTTTTGTTGGAAATGAAAGTATAGAAAATTTTAGATTGAATGAGGTTGTTAATAAGTTTGTTCCAATAGGAGAACCAGTAAATAATTTAGACCTTCTATACGCTTACGATAATGTCCAAAAAATTTATTATGACAACGGATATGTTTACACCTTAATTACTCCTAAATACCAAGATGAGGAATTGATCTTCGAAATAACAGAACCAAAGGTTGGAGACGTCCAGATAACTCAAGAAGCAAGCGCTAAAACTAAACCATATATAGTTGAGTCTTTAGTGAAGATAAAGCCAGGCAAGGTTTTCAATCAGAAACAATTACAAGATACATATATATCTTTCATGGGAACCGGATTTTTCAAAGACGTTATAATACAGCCCATCCAGCAAGCCCAAGATGTAATAGGTTTTAAGATAACCCCCATAGAAAGTGGAAAATTAGGAAAATTAATGGGAGGTGTAACCTGGACACTCCCCGACAATGCAGAATGGTATCAAGGCTTTACGGGCGAGCTTGAAGTTCAATGGTTAAATCCTTTTGGATACGGACAAACTTTTTCTCTTAACACATCTTTAAATCCTATGAGAAATTACTATTCTGTTGGATTCGATTACGATGTTATCAAGTTAGGTGGTAGCGATCTAGATTTAAGCGCTGGCATACATTATACGATAAGTGAAGATGGAAGGTATTATTCGAACATAGGAGAAAATGCAACAAACTATCTGTCATTATCTGTAGCTCCAAGATACAGTATACAAGACTTCTCTTACATAACAAGTTCTTTTACCTACAATAACTACACATTGGTGGATGAAAATACTCTTAATGTAATTTCTGGATCTGTTGGGTACCTATACAACAGTTTAGATAGCCCTTTTAGGCCGTATAATGGTCAATATTTCCAAATCAGCGGTATAGGAGGAGTTGAAACGAGTAATACCGATAATTACTATATTGGTGCTACCACAGAAGGTAAATTATTTAACAGTTTTTATAAATTCACCTTGGGAAATAGACTAAAATTGGGTACCGTGTATAATTCTAACCCTGATTCTAACCTTCATTATCTATTCAATGTTGGAGGAATGTACTCTGTAAGGACTTCTAATTTTTACGAACAAAAAGGAGAAAATTTATTTTTATTTAACACCGAGTTGGCTTATGAGCTAGCCACAGGTCAAGTTCCTTTAGACCTTATCGCCTATTTTGATTACGGTAGCGCTCAAGATGATATTAGTAACCTTTTAGGCGATGGCATCTTGTCTTTTGGTGGTGGATTAAGGTTCACAATTCCCTTATTTGGACAAATAGGATTTGGATATGGATGGGATCAGGACTTAGAAGGAAAGGTTTGGTTCGGTTTTGGTCAGACCTTTTAA
- the lysA gene encoding diaminopimelate decarboxylase: MLIKDLPFSDEDINNLLKNVQTPFYVYDEEGIRNRIRALKDAFSWADFKEFFAVKATPNPYILKIAKEEGCGVDCSSIAELVVAEKSGFVNNEILFTSNDTPLQEYEKALSLNAILNLDDVSHIDFLKEKYTLPDLISIRYNPGGDFGNEIIGNLKESKFGVPKNDLIKGYRRLKDYGVQRFGLHAMLISNELNPQNIIKVAQFLFETAVEVHKKLGIDFEFIDLGGGFGIPYKPEEKELDIYYVSQQIKSLYENILLKNGLKPPKIFMEHGRYITGPNGYLITKVLHIKDSYKKYAGIDANSANLLRPAMYKAYHHITALNKNSDEEKEMYDVVGSLCENNDKLATDRLLPKLERGDVLVFHDVGAHGYSMGFNYNGKLRSAEYLFTKEREFKMIRRAETLDDYFATLDF; this comes from the coding sequence ATATTGATAAAAGACCTTCCCTTTTCAGATGAAGATATAAATAATCTCTTAAAGAATGTACAAACACCTTTCTATGTCTACGATGAAGAAGGTATAAGAAATAGAATAAGAGCCTTAAAAGACGCCTTTTCTTGGGCGGATTTCAAAGAATTTTTTGCTGTGAAGGCAACCCCTAATCCCTATATTTTAAAGATCGCAAAAGAAGAAGGTTGTGGAGTCGATTGCAGCTCAATTGCTGAATTAGTGGTAGCCGAAAAAAGCGGATTTGTAAATAACGAGATCCTCTTTACATCCAACGACACCCCTTTACAAGAGTATGAAAAGGCTTTATCCTTAAACGCCATATTGAATCTTGACGATGTAAGCCATATCGATTTTTTAAAAGAAAAGTATACGTTACCTGATTTGATATCTATCAGGTACAATCCAGGCGGGGATTTTGGAAACGAGATAATAGGGAATTTAAAGGAATCAAAATTCGGAGTGCCAAAAAATGATCTTATAAAAGGATACAGGAGACTCAAAGATTATGGGGTTCAAAGGTTCGGACTGCATGCGATGCTGATTTCAAACGAATTGAACCCTCAAAATATAATAAAAGTTGCTCAATTTCTTTTTGAAACCGCTGTGGAAGTCCATAAAAAATTAGGAATAGATTTTGAATTCATTGACCTTGGTGGCGGTTTTGGTATACCTTATAAACCTGAAGAGAAGGAACTCGATATATATTATGTTTCACAACAAATAAAAAGTTTGTATGAGAATATTTTATTAAAAAATGGATTAAAGCCTCCAAAGATATTCATGGAGCATGGAAGATACATTACAGGGCCTAATGGCTACTTAATAACCAAAGTATTGCATATAAAAGATTCCTATAAAAAATATGCTGGAATTGACGCCAACTCTGCAAATTTATTGAGACCTGCTATGTATAAGGCGTATCATCATATAACGGCTTTAAACAAAAACTCTGATGAAGAAAAAGAGATGTACGATGTAGTGGGATCGTTATGCGAGAATAACGACAAACTCGCAACAGATCGACTGTTACCAAAATTAGAACGGGGAGATGTGCTAGTTTTCCATGATGTCGGTGCACATGGATACTCCATGGGATTCAACTATAACGGAAAATTGAGATCTGCTGAGTATTTGTTTACCAAAGAAAGAGAATTCAAAATGATAAGAAGAGCCGAAACGTTGGATGATTACTTTGCTACTTTAGATTTCTAA
- the dapD gene encoding 2,3,4,5-tetrahydropyridine-2,6-dicarboxylate N-acetyltransferase has product MKTEEIINLIANSKKKNPLKVYIRGNLKEVDFSNVEFFGNEEFGILFCEEEEFNTIYENNKDAIVNYRIERDRRNSAIPLADLSKYNARIEPGAIIRDLVEIGDGCVVMMGAVINIGASIKENTMIDMNVVIGGRAQIGKNCHIGAGAVIAGVIEPPSAQPVVIEDNVLIGANAVVLEGVKVGTGSIIGAGSVVISDVEPYSVVAGVPAKFIKKVDDKTKGKTQLVEGLRKLK; this is encoded by the coding sequence ATGAAGACAGAAGAAATAATAAATTTAATAGCGAACTCAAAGAAAAAGAATCCTTTAAAGGTCTACATTAGAGGTAACCTCAAAGAAGTGGATTTTTCCAATGTAGAATTTTTCGGTAACGAAGAATTCGGAATCCTATTTTGCGAAGAAGAAGAGTTCAACACAATTTATGAGAATAATAAAGATGCCATAGTTAATTATAGAATAGAAAGGGATAGAAGGAATTCAGCTATACCGTTGGCAGATTTATCTAAATACAATGCAAGGATAGAACCCGGGGCTATAATAAGAGACTTAGTGGAGATAGGCGATGGCTGTGTTGTTATGATGGGTGCCGTTATCAATATAGGTGCTAGTATTAAAGAAAATACTATGATTGATATGAACGTAGTTATAGGAGGGAGGGCTCAAATAGGTAAAAATTGCCATATTGGGGCAGGTGCTGTTATAGCAGGTGTAATTGAACCACCAAGTGCCCAGCCTGTAGTGATTGAGGATAATGTGCTCATTGGTGCTAACGCAGTGGTCTTAGAAGGGGTGAAAGTTGGGACGGGTTCCATAATTGGAGCTGGCTCTGTAGTAATTTCTGACGTCGAACCTTACTCTGTGGTAGCCGGAGTTCCTGCAAAATTCATTAAGAAGGTTGATGATAAAACAAAAGGTAAAACACAACTTGTAGAAGGACTTAGAAAACTGAAATAA
- a CDS encoding aspartate-semialdehyde dehydrogenase produces the protein MKVGVVGATGEVGRTFLKLFEEYKLINEISELRLFASERSQGQEIEVGSKRYTVEKLKEENMKEKFDYLFFSAGASVSKRFAPIAQQSGNVVIDNSSQFRMDEKVPLVVPEINAALLKDYIGIIANPNCSTIQMVLALNGIHRELGLKEIVVSTYQAVSGAGNKGITELLNQEKGINEVRHFPRVIKNNVIPLIGEKMANGFTFEEEKMINETRKIYSDNKIKIFPTTVRVPVHYGHSESIFFRTKSDSTVDEIIKLIESTPNVEYNEEKITPVEVAGTDITFVSRIRKVEEKTFLMWVIADNIRVGAATNAIRILQKHRELN, from the coding sequence TTGAAAGTTGGAGTTGTAGGAGCTACCGGTGAGGTAGGAAGGACATTTTTAAAGTTATTTGAAGAATACAAACTTATTAACGAGATTTCCGAATTGCGGTTGTTTGCATCTGAAAGATCTCAAGGACAGGAGATTGAGGTAGGTTCTAAAAGATACACCGTGGAAAAGTTAAAAGAAGAAAATATGAAAGAGAAGTTTGATTACCTTTTTTTCTCGGCTGGAGCCTCAGTGTCAAAAAGATTTGCCCCCATAGCTCAACAATCAGGTAATGTTGTTATAGACAATTCTTCACAGTTTAGAATGGACGAAAAGGTCCCACTTGTTGTTCCAGAGATTAATGCAGCGTTGTTGAAAGATTACATAGGAATAATTGCAAACCCTAACTGTTCAACTATTCAAATGGTTTTAGCTCTTAACGGTATCCATCGTGAGTTGGGTTTAAAAGAGATAGTTGTATCTACATATCAAGCGGTATCTGGTGCTGGAAACAAGGGTATAACCGAGCTTCTAAACCAAGAAAAAGGCATAAACGAAGTGAGACATTTCCCAAGGGTTATAAAGAACAACGTCATACCTTTGATAGGTGAAAAAATGGCGAATGGGTTTACTTTTGAAGAAGAAAAGATGATAAACGAAACTAGAAAAATCTATTCTGATAACAAGATTAAAATATTTCCCACAACCGTTAGAGTGCCTGTTCACTATGGTCATTCTGAATCCATTTTCTTCAGAACGAAGTCTGATTCTACCGTTGATGAGATTATAAAATTGATTGAATCAACCCCAAACGTCGAGTATAACGAGGAAAAAATCACCCCAGTAGAAGTTGCAGGAACTGATATCACATTTGTCTCTAGAATAAGAAAAGTCGAAGAAAAAACTTTTTTGATGTGGGTTATAGCAGATAATATAAGAGTTGGGGCTGCTACCAACGCAATTAGAATATTGCAAAAACACAGGGAATTGAATTGA
- a CDS encoding 4-hydroxy-tetrahydrodipicolinate reductase — protein MKIGIVGYKGRMGKEIKDLFEEKNHEFVWGYDKDGEYFQDKPQIIVDFSLPEVFEKTEEYVRKFNVPLIIGTTALQDEQFEALKTLSKNVPVVQSYNFSIGIQLFLKMVDFLKDKIDGWDIEIIETHHRFKKDKPSGTAKMIKDKLGKDVPISSLRLGNVSGDHVLYMANLGEVLSVSHRALSRRAFAEGVLKSAEFVINKKNGYFTFTDVI, from the coding sequence ATGAAGATAGGCATAGTAGGATACAAAGGACGAATGGGAAAAGAAATAAAAGATTTGTTTGAGGAAAAAAACCATGAATTTGTTTGGGGATACGATAAAGATGGTGAATATTTTCAGGATAAGCCTCAAATTATCGTCGACTTTTCACTTCCCGAGGTTTTTGAAAAAACGGAAGAGTACGTTAGGAAATTCAACGTTCCATTGATCATTGGAACAACAGCACTTCAAGATGAACAATTTGAAGCTTTAAAAACTTTATCTAAAAATGTACCAGTAGTTCAAAGCTACAATTTTTCAATTGGTATACAATTATTTTTAAAGATGGTGGACTTTTTAAAAGACAAAATCGATGGTTGGGATATTGAGATAATCGAAACACATCACAGGTTTAAAAAAGATAAGCCTTCAGGAACAGCGAAGATGATAAAAGACAAATTGGGTAAAGATGTTCCAATAAGCTCATTAAGACTCGGGAATGTATCAGGTGACCATGTATTGTACATGGCAAACTTGGGCGAAGTTCTTAGCGTTTCTCATAGGGCTTTATCAAGAAGAGCCTTCGCAGAAGGAGTTCTTAAGTCTGCGGAGTTTGTAATCAACAAAAAGAATGGCTATTTTACCTTTACAGACGTAATTTGA
- a CDS encoding tetratricopeptide repeat protein encodes MYRLLKKISFLTFSIFFISLPIFAGTLDSYVYTFDTDELLVSSQRSLNVLGLYLKYYETGNEEYKTAANQTRPYILSSLEPDDSAALNVLSEYQPGNEAESINKIEILLNNYPDSVILNAVKILFNFEVWEKSNNMEAFKKILSSIDIIENAIGENPFTIYYKSILTWEESNLQEKENIFQNLEKAFFSYPSNRKIQELLIVQAFELGKYERVKQLSGDYVNRSQKDERIMFLIALSYYNLDEKSESRNIINWILQNSNKKNVLSKSYELLGDISVTSSQKINYYKTAIDLDPQNAEALAKLGITLYEGDKTDTNDLTIARIYLTKALMYDPNNPEIKQTLNSIDRRLTRKKSSTTLLPLFIVISAIFYVVFRFGSEEGSLKRPEGGSRKDSLTASKEEKN; translated from the coding sequence ATGTATCGACTTCTTAAAAAAATATCTTTTCTAACTTTCTCTATTTTTTTCATATCTTTGCCTATTTTCGCAGGTACTTTGGATAGCTACGTTTATACTTTTGATACTGATGAATTATTAGTTTCATCCCAGAGGAGTTTGAACGTTTTGGGATTGTATTTAAAATACTATGAAACAGGTAATGAAGAATATAAAACTGCAGCTAATCAAACAAGGCCTTATATACTTTCTTCTTTAGAACCTGATGATTCAGCGGCTTTGAACGTTCTTTCAGAGTACCAACCTGGTAATGAGGCGGAGAGTATCAACAAGATTGAGATATTACTCAATAATTATCCCGATTCAGTGATTCTTAATGCCGTCAAAATTCTATTTAACTTTGAAGTCTGGGAAAAATCCAATAATATGGAAGCATTTAAGAAAATTTTAAGTTCTATTGATATAATAGAGAATGCAATTGGCGAGAACCCTTTTACAATTTATTACAAATCAATTCTAACATGGGAAGAATCAAACCTTCAAGAAAAAGAAAACATATTCCAGAATCTGGAAAAAGCCTTTTTTTCTTATCCTTCAAACAGAAAAATTCAAGAATTGCTCATAGTTCAAGCTTTTGAATTAGGCAAATATGAAAGGGTGAAACAACTCTCAGGGGATTATGTGAATCGTTCACAAAAAGACGAAAGAATAATGTTTTTAATAGCCCTTTCATATTACAATTTGGATGAAAAATCAGAGTCGAGAAATATTATTAATTGGATCCTTCAAAATTCTAACAAAAAAAACGTTCTTTCAAAAAGTTATGAGCTTTTAGGAGACATTTCAGTAACGTCATCTCAGAAGATAAATTATTATAAAACCGCTATTGATCTTGATCCTCAGAATGCAGAGGCTTTAGCTAAACTTGGAATAACTTTGTACGAAGGTGATAAGACCGACACCAACGATTTGACAATTGCAAGAATTTATTTAACAAAAGCACTCATGTACGATCCAAACAATCCTGAAATAAAACAAACTTTGAACTCTATAGATAGAAGACTCACCAGAAAAAAATCTTCGACCACGTTGTTACCTTTATTTATAGTAATTTCAGCCATATTCTATGTAGTATTCAGATTTGGGAGTGAAGAAGGCAGCCTCAAGCGCCCCGAAGGGGGTTCAAGGAAAGACAGCCTCACGGCAAGTAAGGAGGAAAAAAATTGA
- a CDS encoding HPP family protein, producing MYKNSHIFVKFKVNWKKYVIQSLLATVTIFFILLILNVQDRPIIVSSLGASTFIVFAMPQSMVAKTRNLMGGHAVGFICGTIFSLLLNGNFVFSNLSYALAVGLSTFIMVFIDTEHPPAAGTALSLSINGFSLNAFLSVFISVTILAVVHHFLKPHMIDLI from the coding sequence TTGTACAAAAATTCTCATATTTTTGTAAAGTTTAAAGTAAACTGGAAGAAGTATGTTATTCAAAGTTTGTTGGCTACCGTCACTATCTTTTTCATACTTTTGATTTTGAATGTTCAAGACAGGCCCATAATAGTCAGTTCTTTAGGGGCATCGACTTTTATTGTTTTCGCGATGCCACAAAGTATGGTCGCTAAGACTAGGAACTTGATGGGAGGACATGCGGTAGGGTTTATATGCGGAACTATTTTTTCTTTGTTGCTTAATGGTAATTTTGTATTTTCTAATTTATCCTATGCACTTGCTGTAGGCCTCTCAACATTCATTATGGTTTTCATAGATACAGAACATCCACCAGCTGCAGGTACGGCATTGAGTTTGAGTATAAACGGTTTTAGTTTAAATGCATTTTTGTCTGTTTTTATTAGTGTGACAATCTTGGCGGTTGTCCATCATTTTTTAAAACCGCATATGATAGATTTAATATGA
- a CDS encoding aspartate kinase, which translates to MQLIVQKYGGSSLANSERLNNVAKRICNKTREGFKVLVVVSARGETTNKLIALAKETVKDPNPRELDMLLATGEQISASLLSMMLNDRGIKSKSLNAFQLGLLTTPDYNEAQIKEINKDIIYKNLTNNDVLVITGFQGITEEGDLTTLGRGGSDTSAVALAASLNVKCEIYSNFAGIYTVDPKIYPQTKKLKYVTYDEMLEMAALGAKVLHPRSVEIAKKFNVELYCASSFSDEEGSYVVDNYNEYMEEPVVTGLSVDENQIQVTILNLPTEHFFINKIFEIAANKNLNIDMISIIQNNEKTNISFSIVDSVIDNFRELLSESLKNNHENFIDFKNDLVKISVVGIGMRKAKGVASRFFKAIKDVPIFLVTTSEIKISCLIPKEYKQKAVESLAKEFDL; encoded by the coding sequence ATGCAGTTGATAGTTCAAAAGTATGGAGGAAGTTCTCTTGCTAATTCTGAAAGGTTGAACAACGTTGCCAAGAGAATATGTAACAAGACCAGAGAAGGATTTAAAGTATTAGTTGTTGTTTCAGCAAGGGGAGAGACCACAAATAAACTGATAGCATTAGCTAAAGAAACAGTTAAGGATCCTAATCCAAGAGAATTGGATATGCTTTTAGCTACGGGAGAACAGATCAGTGCCTCTTTGTTATCTATGATGTTAAACGATAGAGGTATCAAGTCAAAATCTCTGAATGCCTTTCAATTAGGTTTATTAACTACTCCTGATTATAACGAGGCTCAGATCAAAGAAATAAACAAAGACATAATATACAAAAATCTTACAAACAACGATGTTTTAGTTATTACAGGATTTCAAGGTATTACTGAAGAAGGCGATTTGACAACCTTAGGAAGAGGAGGTTCAGATACTTCTGCTGTTGCTTTAGCAGCTTCTTTAAACGTTAAGTGCGAGATATACAGTAATTTTGCAGGTATTTACACCGTTGATCCAAAGATTTATCCCCAAACAAAAAAATTAAAGTACGTTACTTACGATGAAATGTTAGAAATGGCAGCTTTAGGGGCAAAAGTCTTGCACCCAAGGTCGGTAGAAATTGCTAAAAAGTTTAATGTGGAGTTATACTGTGCATCGTCTTTTTCTGATGAGGAGGGAAGTTACGTAGTGGATAATTACAATGAGTATATGGAAGAACCGGTTGTAACAGGTTTAAGTGTGGACGAAAACCAAATCCAAGTCACTATTTTAAATCTTCCAACGGAGCATTTTTTTATTAATAAAATTTTTGAAATCGCCGCCAACAAAAACTTAAACATAGATATGATATCCATTATACAAAATAACGAAAAAACCAATATCTCTTTCAGTATCGTAGACAGTGTGATCGATAATTTCCGAGAGCTTTTAAGTGAATCTCTTAAAAATAACCATGAGAATTTTATTGATTTTAAAAATGATTTAGTCAAAATTTCAGTTGTCGGAATTGGTATGAGAAAGGCAAAAGGGGTGGCTTCTCGTTTTTTTAAAGCTATAAAAGATGTACCTATATTTTTGGTGACAACTTCGGAAATAAAAATTTCATGCTTGATTCCAAAAGAGTATAAACAAAAAGCTGTGGAAAGTCTAGCAAAGGAGTTTGATTTATGA